One segment of Candidatus Melainabacteria bacterium DNA contains the following:
- a CDS encoding 50S ribosomal protein L22 produces the protein MQSKAQAKWIRMSPRKVRRVVNEIRGKSCSEAVTILRFMPFSAAREVEKVLRSAMFNLINAEKAPITEAEANELKVVEAYADQGPTLKRIQPRARGRAYPILKKSSHITVVVSDV, from the coding sequence ATGCAAAGCAAAGCACAAGCTAAGTGGATCAGAATGTCACCGCGTAAGGTGCGTCGCGTCGTTAACGAAATTCGCGGCAAATCTTGCAGTGAAGCTGTCACCATTCTTCGTTTCATGCCTTTCTCGGCAGCTCGCGAAGTAGAAAAAGTTTTGAGATCGGCGATGTTCAATTTGATCAACGCTGAAAAGGCACCAATCACCGAAGCTGAAGCCAACGAACTGAAAGTCGTTGAAGCATATGCAGACCAGGGACCAACCCTGAAGCGCATCCAGCCTAGAGCTCGTGGTCGTGCTTATCCAATTCTCAAAAAATCAAGTCACATTACTGTCGTTGTGTCAGACGTCTAA
- a CDS encoding 30S ribosomal protein S10, whose product MARAQKHKNDNAAGPKVQRIRIRLKSYDHRLLDKSSDQIVETAKRTGATVSGPVPLPTRKRVYCVLRSPHVDKKSREHFEIRIHKRLIDIVDPTPTTADALMRLDLPAGVDIEVKL is encoded by the coding sequence ATGGCTCGCGCCCAAAAACACAAGAATGATAATGCCGCTGGTCCTAAGGTCCAGCGAATCAGAATTCGCTTGAAGTCTTACGACCACAGACTGCTCGATAAATCGTCAGATCAGATCGTTGAGACTGCTAAACGTACTGGTGCAACGGTCAGTGGACCAGTGCCACTGCCAACCAGAAAGCGCGTTTATTGCGTGCTTCGCTCACCTCACGTCGACAAAAAATCGCGTGAGCACTTCGAAATCCGCATCCACAAAAGATTGATTGACATCGTCGATCCGACTCCGACCACAGCCGATGCGCTCATGCGTCTCGACTTGCCGGCTGGTGTCGATATCGAAGTCAAGCTCTAA
- a CDS encoding 50S ribosomal protein L23, which produces MNSRQSQIILRPLINEKSALLAEQGQYTFEVLKDANKIEIAEALELLLSEVYNQKTEVLSVNTLPIRGRIRRSKRHGRKPKDSKKAIVTIKGDPLTIFSA; this is translated from the coding sequence ATGAACAGCCGTCAATCACAAATCATCTTGAGACCCTTGATCAATGAGAAATCAGCTCTATTGGCAGAGCAAGGGCAATACACATTCGAAGTATTGAAGGATGCCAATAAAATCGAGATTGCAGAAGCACTCGAGCTGCTGTTGAGCGAAGTCTATAACCAAAAGACTGAAGTTCTAAGCGTAAACACTCTTCCTATCAGAGGACGCATCCGTCGTTCGAAGAGACATGGAAGAAAGCCGAAAGACAGCAAGAAAGCGATCGTTACCATCAAGGGCGATCCTCTCACCATATTTAGCGCCTAA
- a CDS encoding 50S ribosomal protein L4, with translation MTSAQVLDLKGNKVRELGLDDAVFGVEPNVGLLHSALVRQLANARSGAANTKTRSEVRGGGRKPWRQKGTGRARAGSIRSPLWEGGGVTFGPKPRDFSQSMPKKARVAALKSALAAKKDNLVVVQNFASITEGKTKQVATALKDLKLYGQKILLVLDHVNDEDKRVQLAARNIDGLKVIHVSNLNVKDLLESEVVLTTESTIQTIHNRFKQTADKEAAPAEKKAKKAPVAKAAEAKAPKAKSDEAPAKKPAAKPKKDSSES, from the coding sequence ATGACATCTGCTCAAGTATTAGATTTGAAAGGCAACAAGGTCCGTGAACTCGGGCTAGACGACGCAGTTTTCGGCGTTGAGCCGAACGTCGGTCTGTTGCACTCAGCACTCGTACGCCAACTAGCCAATGCACGTTCGGGCGCAGCCAACACCAAAACACGCAGCGAAGTGCGTGGTGGCGGCAGAAAGCCATGGCGTCAAAAAGGCACCGGTCGCGCCAGAGCTGGTTCGATCCGTTCGCCTTTGTGGGAAGGTGGCGGTGTCACTTTCGGTCCTAAGCCTAGAGATTTCTCGCAGTCGATGCCGAAGAAGGCTCGTGTTGCTGCGCTCAAATCAGCTCTGGCAGCCAAGAAAGACAACCTCGTCGTTGTTCAAAACTTCGCTTCCATCACTGAAGGCAAAACCAAACAAGTTGCCACCGCTCTCAAAGATTTGAAGTTGTACGGTCAAAAAATTCTTCTCGTCCTCGATCATGTAAATGACGAAGACAAGCGCGTACAGCTCGCTGCACGCAACATTGACGGACTGAAAGTCATTCACGTCAGCAACCTGAACGTGAAGGACCTGCTCGAATCAGAAGTTGTGCTGACCACAGAAAGCACAATCCAAACGATTCACAATCGTTTCAAGCAGACGGCTGACAAAGAAGCAGCTCCTGCTGAAAAGAAAGCAAAAAAGGCTCCAGTTGCTAAAGCTGCAGAAGCGAAAGCACCTAAAGCCAAATCTGACGAAGCACCTGCTAAAAAGCCGGCTGCTAAGCCAAAGAAAGATTCAAGCGAATCGTAA
- a CDS encoding 50S ribosomal protein L3, producing MTLGVIGKKVGMTQVFDKEGLAIPVTVVKLGDNIVTQKLTKEKNGYVAVQVGGFLVEEKKLNKPELGAFKKNSVSPVKPLQEYRLEDNAAYNVGENLPIDQILKEGMLVDVHGKTIGKGFQGTIKRYHAGRGPMSHGSKFHRSMGSIGAGTTPGRVFRGLHMPGQMGNKNHCIRHLKVVSVDLEKKVLLIKGAVPGSDGGLLTIKPSKTKWN from the coding sequence ATGACATTAGGCGTGATCGGCAAAAAAGTAGGAATGACTCAAGTCTTCGATAAAGAAGGACTTGCCATTCCTGTAACCGTTGTCAAACTCGGCGATAACATCGTCACTCAGAAACTTACAAAAGAGAAGAATGGCTACGTAGCCGTTCAAGTTGGTGGTTTTCTCGTTGAAGAGAAGAAGCTGAACAAGCCTGAATTGGGCGCTTTCAAAAAGAACAGCGTGTCACCTGTGAAACCATTGCAGGAGTATCGCCTGGAAGACAATGCCGCCTACAACGTCGGCGAAAACCTTCCTATCGATCAGATTTTGAAAGAAGGAATGCTTGTTGACGTTCACGGCAAAACCATCGGTAAAGGTTTCCAGGGAACGATCAAGCGCTATCACGCTGGTCGTGGACCGATGAGCCACGGCTCCAAGTTCCACCGCTCAATGGGTTCTATTGGCGCAGGAACCACTCCCGGTCGCGTTTTCCGCGGCTTGCACATGCCTGGTCAAATGGGCAACAAGAATCATTGCATTCGCCATTTGAAGGTCGTGAGTGTCGATCTTGAAAAGAAAGTATTGCTGATCAAAGGCGCAGTGCCTGGCAGCGACGGTGGCTTACTGACCATCAAGCCTTCAAAGACTAAATGGAACTGA
- a CDS encoding 50S ribosomal protein L2, whose product MPPRKVNPTSAGRRNMTVHDFSDITTSTPEKSLLQPMKSKGGRNNQGKLTVRHKGGGHKRAYRIIDFKRNKHGIPAVVKSVEYDPNRNARICLLQYADGEKRYILAPLGVKVGDAIMSGPTAEVKNGNALPLRSIPLGTMVHNVELTPGKGGQLGRAAGIQIQVLAKEGKMCTLRLPSSEMRMVSIDCIATIGQLSNPDAKNIRIGKAGRSRWMGIKPANRGVTMNAIDHPHGGGEGKSPIGGKPQTPWGKPAMGYKTRRGKHYTSDKFIVKRRVK is encoded by the coding sequence ATGCCTCCCCGGAAAGTCAATCCAACATCAGCAGGGCGCCGTAACATGACGGTGCACGATTTCTCGGACATTACGACAAGTACGCCCGAAAAATCACTCCTGCAACCAATGAAGAGCAAAGGTGGCCGCAACAATCAGGGCAAACTGACTGTACGCCACAAAGGTGGCGGTCACAAACGCGCCTACCGCATCATCGATTTCAAGCGCAACAAACACGGCATTCCTGCTGTAGTCAAATCGGTTGAATACGATCCAAACCGCAACGCTCGCATCTGCTTGCTGCAATATGCAGACGGCGAAAAGCGCTACATTCTCGCTCCTCTGGGTGTGAAGGTTGGCGATGCGATCATGTCTGGTCCGACTGCTGAAGTGAAAAACGGAAACGCGTTGCCATTGCGCTCGATACCACTGGGTACGATGGTGCACAACGTCGAACTGACACCTGGAAAAGGTGGACAGCTCGGACGCGCTGCCGGCATTCAGATTCAAGTTCTAGCCAAAGAAGGCAAGATGTGCACATTGCGTTTGCCATCAAGCGAAATGCGCATGGTTAGCATCGATTGCATCGCCACCATCGGACAGTTGAGCAATCCTGATGCAAAAAATATTCGTATCGGTAAGGCAGGCAGAAGCCGTTGGATGGGTATCAAACCAGCCAACCGCGGTGTCACCATGAACGCTATCGACCATCCACATGGTGGTGGTGAAGGTAAGTCACCAATCGGTGGTAAGCCGCAGACACCATGGGGCAAGCCGGCGATGGGTTACAAGACTCGTCGTGGCAAGCACTACACGTCGGATAAGTTCATCGTCAAACGTCGCGTCAAGTAA
- a CDS encoding 30S ribosomal protein S19, translating into MSRSLKKGPFVHSSLAKRIEDMNRKGDKRVIKSWSRSSMIIPEMIGHTIAIYNGRKHVPVYVTEQMIGHRLGEFAPTRYFKGHAGGDKTAKRG; encoded by the coding sequence GTGTCTAGATCGCTAAAAAAAGGACCTTTCGTTCACTCATCTCTCGCTAAGAGAATTGAGGATATGAACCGTAAAGGTGACAAACGGGTGATCAAGTCCTGGTCTAGATCATCGATGATCATTCCTGAGATGATCGGTCACACAATTGCTATCTACAATGGTCGCAAGCATGTGCCTGTCTACGTTACGGAACAAATGATCGGTCACAGATTGGGCGAATTCGCACCGACCCGCTACTTCAAGGGTCATGCCGGTGGCGATAAGACGGCGAAGAGAGGGTAA